From Campylobacteraceae bacterium, the proteins below share one genomic window:
- a CDS encoding sodium ion-translocating decarboxylase subunit beta translates to MKKSFIISIFIVFMTMFCANAASTAASENTITKEYQAKSLSELMHSFYQTTGINALLNPKVGVLDANGNEMSLFAQSSGRIIMVLICFVLLFLAINKGFEPLLLIPIGFGGILANIPIADIAGPNGMLGIIYNMGIGNGFFPLLIFMGVGAMTDFGPLLSNPKTALLGGAAQFGIFGSLVGAVVLTQYVPGIEFTLQQSAAISIIGGADGPTSIFIANALAPELLGAIAVAAYSYMALVPVIQPPIMRAFTTLEERKIRMKTSRKVSKLEKIVFPLVVLLLAILILPDATPLIGALCFGNFAKESGVVDRLSDTMQNSLINVITIFLGLGVGSKLASEQFLVVETMGIMVIGLVAFSAGTMMGVLMAKVMNKFSSKDSQINPLIGAAGVSAVPMAARVVSKEGQKYDPSNILLMHAMGPNVAGVIGSAVAAGVLLSIFK, encoded by the coding sequence ATGAAAAAAAGTTTTATAATTTCAATCTTTATTGTATTTATGACAATGTTTTGCGCAAATGCAGCAAGTACTGCTGCAAGTGAAAATACAATTACTAAAGAATACCAAGCCAAAAGTTTATCTGAGCTTATGCATTCTTTTTATCAAACAACAGGTATTAATGCACTTTTAAATCCCAAAGTTGGTGTATTAGATGCTAATGGTAATGAGATGAGCCTTTTTGCACAAAGTTCAGGAAGAATTATAATGGTTCTTATTTGTTTTGTTTTATTATTTTTGGCAATTAACAAAGGTTTTGAACCGCTATTACTTATTCCTATTGGTTTTGGTGGAATACTAGCTAATATTCCTATTGCTGATATCGCAGGTCCTAATGGAATGCTTGGAATTATTTACAACATGGGTATTGGAAATGGATTTTTCCCTCTTCTTATTTTTATGGGAGTGGGAGCAATGACAGATTTTGGACCTTTATTGTCAAATCCTAAAACAGCCCTACTTGGTGGTGCTGCTCAATTTGGGATCTTTGGTTCATTAGTTGGAGCTGTTGTTCTAACGCAGTATGTTCCAGGAATTGAATTTACTTTACAACAAAGTGCTGCTATTTCTATTATTGGTGGAGCTGATGGCCCTACTTCTATTTTTATAGCCAATGCACTTGCGCCTGAATTATTAGGTGCAATTGCTGTTGCCGCATATTCATACATGGCACTGGTACCTGTTATTCAACCTCCAATTATGCGGGCTTTTACCACATTAGAAGAGCGTAAAATCAGAATGAAAACATCAAGAAAAGTTTCAAAATTAGAAAAAATTGTATTTCCTTTGGTTGTACTTCTTTTAGCTATCTTAATTCTTCCAGATGCAACACCCTTAATTGGTGCCCTTTGTTTTGGGAATTTTGCAAAAGAATCAGGTGTTGTTGATAGACTTTCTGATACAATGCAAAATTCTTTGATAAACGTGATAACTATTTTCTTAGGATTAGGTGTTGGTTCGAAGTTAGCTTCTGAACAATTCTTAGTTGTTGAGACTATGGGAATTATGGTTATTGGATTAGTTGCTTTCTCTGCTGGGACTATGATGGGTGTTTTAATGGCTAAAGTTATGAATAAATTTAGCTCAAAAGACTCTCAAATTAATCCTTTAATTGGAGCTGCTGGAGTATCAGCTGTACCAATGGCGGCTAGAGTTGTTTCTAAAGAGGGACAGAAATATGATCCATCAAATATATTATTGATGCATGCAATGGGGCCAAATGTTGCTGGAGTTATCGGTTCTGCCGTAGCTGCTGGTGTACTTTTATCAATTTTTAAATAA